GGTTCGACCACCACTCCTCCGAGGAGGAGCGGGGCAGTTTGAAGGCGCAGTACAAGGGGATGTCCCGGCCGGCGCCGTCCTGCGCCCGCGTCATCTATGATTACTACGGCGGGCGGGAAAAGTTCGGCCCCGATTTTGACGCCCTCATGGCTGGTGTGGACAAGGCCGATTCGGCCCAGTTCACCATCGATGAGGTCTTAAACCCCACAGGCTGGGTGTTGCTCTCCTTTGTCATGGATCCCCGCACCGGCCTCGGCCGTTTCCGCAATTTCACCATCAGCAACTACCAGTTGATGGAGAAGTTGGCCCATGAGATCCGCCATAAGTCCATCGAGGCGATCATGGAGGATCCCGATGTGAAGGAGCGGGTGGAGCTCTACTTTGAACAGGCGGAACGGTTCAAGGAGATGGTCAAGGCGCACTCGACTGTGCAGCAGAACGTGCTGATCACCGACCTGCGCGGTGTCGATCCCATCTACTCGGGCAACCGCTTCATCCCCTACGCCTTGTTCCCGGAAGTCAACATCAGCATCTGGAGCGTCAAGGGCAAGCTGGACAACTGTGTCTTCACCTGCGGCAAGTCGATCTTCGACAAGTCCTCGGCGGTGAACATCGGTTCCATCATGCTCAAGTACGGCGGCGGCGGCCACTTCAATGTGGGCACCTGCCAGGTGGTCCATGACGAAGCGGAAGCGACTTTGCAAGCGCTGGTGGCGGCTTTTCGGGACAAGTAAAGAAAATCTGCTTGTATGAATGAAAAAGTGGAGATGCCGTTGCTGGGCATTCTCCACTTTTCGTTATGAAACGCTATTTTTTGTCATCGCCTGCGTCCTGGGTCGGCAAGGAAACAGCAAGTTCGGAGGCAGGACAGCACCGTATGCTTGCTTTTTTTATTTCCGGGATTGCCAGCGCCAGGCTGTCTCGATGATCACAGACAGATCAGCATAGCGGGGTCGCCAGCCCAGTTCGGCCATGGCTCGGGCGTTGGAGGCGACGAGGACGGCAGGGTCGCCGGGACGGCGCGGCTCGATGCGCAGCGGGATGGGATGGCTGGTTACCCGGCGGGCGGTCTCGACGACCTGCAAGACGGAAAAGCCCTGGCCGTTGCCGAGGTTGCAGACGCCGGAAGGGCGCCCGGCGGCGAGCGCCTGCAGGGCCAGCACATGGGCGTCGGCCAGGTCGCTCACATGGATGTAGTCGCGGATGCAGGTGCCGTCCGGGGTGGCATAGTCGTCGCCGAAAAGGGAGAGGAATTCCCGCTCTCCTTGGGCCACCTTAAGCACGTTGGGGATGAGGTGGGTCTCCGGGTCGTGCTGTTCGCCGCTG
This Heliomicrobium undosum DNA region includes the following protein-coding sequences:
- a CDS encoding DHH family phosphoesterase produces the protein MRLLTRSDFDGLACAALLIELGLVDSFKFVHPKDMQDGLIEVNENDIIANVPYVPGCGLWFDHHSSEEERGSLKAQYKGMSRPAPSCARVIYDYYGGREKFGPDFDALMAGVDKADSAQFTIDEVLNPTGWVLLSFVMDPRTGLGRFRNFTISNYQLMEKLAHEIRHKSIEAIMEDPDVKERVELYFEQAERFKEMVKAHSTVQQNVLITDLRGVDPIYSGNRFIPYALFPEVNISIWSVKGKLDNCVFTCGKSIFDKSSAVNIGSIMLKYGGGGHFNVGTCQVVHDEAEATLQALVAAFRDK